One Xiphias gladius isolate SHS-SW01 ecotype Sanya breed wild chromosome 13, ASM1685928v1, whole genome shotgun sequence genomic window carries:
- the lig4 gene encoding DNA ligase 4, which translates to MEGTSKSDAAGQPSVAAQVPFLHLCTTLEKIQKSKLRPDKSKILGDFIESWRKFHSALHKDKPKTTDSFYPAMRLIVPPFERERMAYGIKENMLAKLYIDVLGLPKNGPEANKLLNYRAPTTSQGEAGDFAGMAYFVLKKRCTSQGNLSIKEVNEFLDSVAVNNANKEKELVKKNLLHLITQSSALEQKWLIRMILKDMKLGISKETVLQVYHPDAVELYNVNTDLNKVCQQLHNPLVSLSEVSIGVFSAFKPMLAAAADIRNVEKQMGNSPFYIQTKLDGERIQLHKDGDVYKYFSRNAFEYTQQFGGSSLEGSLTPYIHKAFKSHVVNCILDGEMMAYNTTTENFMQKGSKFDIKRLIDDSELQTCYCVFDVLLVNDQKLGKETLKKRDETIQKVFTPIKGRIHLVPKTEARTVQEVVNALNDAIDNREEGIMVKDPLSIYKPDKRGEGWLKIKPEYVDGLMDELDLLIVGGYWGKGRRGGMMSHFLCAVAEAPKPGEKPSVFHTLCRIGSGYTMKELYDLGLKLAKHWKVYRRNDPPTSILCGTEKPEAYIEPCNSVILQVKAAEIVGSDMYKTNCTLRFPRIEKIRDDKEWHQCMTLADLEQFRSKASGKLVSRHLHINDNEPQKKRRLVAKPKKMVGIIDHFKPQDLSGVTKETDMFEDVEFCILNGTEDHPKAELEKGVARCGGIVVQNPGRDTYCVIAGLENMRVKNLILANQHDVVWASWLLECLNQKEVVPWQPHHMIHMSPSTREHFAKEYDSYGDSYFVDTDEQQLRGVFGRIGSGDESVTVNVGQVEQRYSWDDLPTSMFRPFSVYMDNYADIGDPETAIPATCLDIRALEFRYHGGTVVQKLEEGVSHVIITEESRLLDLRTLRRNFRKKFKIVRDSWVTDSIKAGYLMNDNSYLV; encoded by the exons ATGGAGGGAACTTCCAAAAGTGATGCTGCTGGTCAGCCATCTGTTGCAGCACAGGTTCCTTTCCTTCACTTGTGTACCACTTTAGAGAAAATCCAGAAGTCTAAACTCCGTCCAGATAAATCCAAGATCCTTGGTGATTTCATTGAGTCGTGGAGAAAGTTTCATTCTGCCCTCCACAAAGACAAGCCCAAAACAACAGACTCTTTCTACCCAGCTATGCGCCTCATAGTTCCTCCTTTTGAACGCGAGCGGATGGCATATGGTATCAAGGAGAACATGTTAGCTAAACTCTACATCGATGTATTAGGCCTCCCAAAGAATGGCCCAGAAGCCAATAAACTGTTGAACTACCGAGCTCCGACTACATCCCAAGGAGAAGCAGGAGACTTTGCTGGCATGGCGTACTTTGTGCTGAAGAAACGGTGCACCAGCCAAGGAAATCTCAGCATCAAAGAAGTCAATGAATTTCTGGACTCAGTGGCTGTCAACAATGCTAACAAGGAGAAGGAACTTGTGAAAAAGAATCTTTTGCACCTCATTACCCAGAGCTCGGCTCTTGAGCAGAAATGGCTCATCAGAATGATTCTGAAGGACATGAAGCTCGGAATCAGCAAAGAAACTGTTCTCCAAGTCTATCACCCGGATGCTGTTGAGCTCTACAATGTCAACACAGACTTGAACAAGGTGTGCCAGCAGCTCCACAACCCGTTGGTGTCTTTAAGTGAAGTCTCCATTGGAGTCTTCTCTGCCTTCAAGCCCATGttggcagctgcagctgacATCCGTAATGTGGAGAAACAGATGGGCAACAGCCCTTTTTACATCCAAACCAAGCTGGATGGGGAGCGTATTCAGCTGCACAAAGATGGAGACGTGTACAAATATTTTAGCCGAAATGCTTTTGAATACACACAGCAGTTTGGAGGATCCTCATTGGAGGGCTCACTGACTCCTTACATCCACAAAGCTTTTAAAAGCCATGTTGTGAACTGTATCCTCGACGGTGAGATGATGGCGTACAACACAACCACAGAGAACTTCATGCAGAAAGGGAGCAAGTTCGACATCAAGAGGTTGATCGATGACTCTGAGTTACAGACATGCtactgtgtgtttgatgtgttgttaGTCAATGACCAGAAGCTTggcaaggaaacactgaaaaagcgCGACGAGAccattcagaaagttttcacCCCAATCAAGGGAAGAATACACCTGGTGCCAAAGACCGAAGCCAGGACCGTGCAAGAGGTGGTGAATGCCCTCAATGACGCCATagacaacagagaggaggggatCATGGTAAAGGATCCTTTATCCATCTACAAACCTGACAAGCGGGGGGAGGGATGGCTGAAAATAAAGCCAGAATATGTTGATGGCTTGATGGATGAGCTTGACCTGCTGATTGTTGGCGGCTACTGGGGGAAAGGGAGACGGGGTGGTATGATGTCTCATTTCTTATGTGCCGTTGCTGAAGCTCCAAAGCCTGGCGAGAAACCTTCAGTTTTCCATACATTATGCCGCATCGGCTCTGGCTACACCATGAAGGAATTGTATGACCTTGGTTTAAAGCTAGCCAAGCACTGGAAAGTCTACCGGAGAAACGACCCACCAACATCCATCCTGTGTGGAACAGAGAAGCCAGAAGCCTACATCGAACCCTGCAATTCTGTCATCCTCCAAGTCAAGGCAGCTGAGATAGTCGGAAGCGACATGTATAAAACTAACTGTACCCTGCGCTTCCCCAGGATCGAGAAGATCCGTGATGACAAGGAGTGGCACCAGTGCATGACTCTTGCAGACCTGGAGCAGTTCCGCAGCAAGGCGTCGGGGAAACTCGTCTCGAGGCACCTTCACATCAATGACAATGAGCCACAAAAGAAGCGCAGGCTGGTAGCCAAACCCAAGAAGATGGTGGGGATCATTGATCACTTTAAGCCTCAGGACCTCTCTGGGGTTACCAAGGAGACAGATATGTTTGAAGATGTGGAGTTCTGCATCCTGAATGGCACTGAGGATCACCCCAAGGCTGAGTTGGAGAAGGGGGTGGCCAG GTGTGGAGGAATCGTGGTCCAAAACCCAGGAAGGGACACCTACTGCGTGATTGCTGGGTTGGAGAACATGCGCGTGAAGAACCTGATTTTGGCCAACCAGCATGACGTGGTTTGGGCCTCCTGGCTGCTGGAGTGCCTGAATCAGAAGGAAGTGGTCCCATGGCAACCACACCACATGATCCACATGTCACCCTCCACCAGGGAGCACTTTGCCAAGGAGTACGACAGCTACGGTGACAGCTACTTCGTTGACACAGATGAGCAACAGCTGCGAGGGGTGTTTGGCCGGATCGGCAGCGGCGACGAGTCCGTGACCGTGAACGTCGGACAGGTGGAGCAGCGTTACAGCTGGGACGACCTTCCCACCAGCATGTTCAGACCCTTCAGCGTTTACATGGACAACTACGCTGACATAGGGGACCCTGAAACTGCTATACCTGCCACATGTTTGGACATCAGGGCGCTGGAGTTTCGCTACCATGGTGGAACAGTTGTGCAGAAGTTGGAGGAAGGAGTCTCTCATGTCATTATCACGGAGGAATCGAGACTTCTGGATTTGAGGACTCTGAGGCGTAACTTTAGGAAGAAGTTTAAAATTGTAAGAGACTCATGGGTGACTGATTCAATCAAAGCCGGGTATCTGATGAATGACAATAGTTACTTGGTTTGA